A genomic segment from Halococcus salsus encodes:
- a CDS encoding ISH3 family transposase, whose amino-acid sequence MRPDQAANELTEEQVLNFLVNSLDEEIDIGLGENADIDSEDIWDVLVGATADEDSVSHLCEISEESPHGNTILHHLRTKFELSELERVGKTLIQQNILELLPDRPVEVAADLHLRPYYGEEYDSEEELYESLAKAGTTTFHGYATLYARVRNKRYTLAVRRLTDGDTASSILAELLGVLEGLDPEVKAVYLDREFYDTYCLTLLAAHNYAYVMPIVKWGEAIQNELSQGWSRVIDHDLQGEIDGHTWTVDFPVYIDCTYQQGKYDEEGVARHGYAVDAPFIETPRQARKYYSRRFGVESSYRLSERSVANTTTQNPAVRFLYVLISFLLQNAWRYLHWEYVASPRRGARRLWSWRFDEFLGMVRRAAETSLAVRRAVPANKPPDDRFER is encoded by the coding sequence ATGCGACCGGACCAAGCAGCCAACGAACTCACCGAAGAGCAGGTGCTTAACTTCCTCGTCAACAGCCTCGACGAGGAGATCGATATCGGACTCGGCGAAAACGCCGATATCGACTCCGAGGACATCTGGGACGTCCTCGTCGGCGCAACAGCCGACGAGGACTCAGTCAGCCACCTCTGTGAGATTTCAGAGGAATCACCGCACGGCAATACGATTCTCCACCATCTCCGGACGAAGTTCGAGCTCTCTGAGCTCGAACGAGTCGGCAAGACACTCATCCAGCAAAATATCCTCGAACTACTTCCGGATCGGCCGGTGGAGGTCGCTGCCGACCTCCACCTCCGACCGTACTACGGCGAGGAGTACGACTCTGAGGAGGAGCTCTACGAATCACTCGCTAAAGCCGGAACGACCACGTTCCACGGCTACGCCACACTCTACGCGCGGGTGCGCAACAAACGCTACACGCTGGCGGTGCGCCGTCTCACCGACGGCGACACCGCCAGCTCGATCCTCGCGGAACTGCTCGGCGTGCTCGAAGGCCTTGACCCGGAGGTCAAGGCCGTCTACCTCGATCGCGAGTTCTACGATACGTACTGTTTGACGCTGCTGGCCGCCCACAACTACGCGTACGTCATGCCCATCGTGAAGTGGGGCGAAGCGATCCAGAACGAACTGAGTCAGGGCTGGAGCCGCGTGATCGATCACGACCTCCAAGGGGAAATCGACGGTCACACGTGGACCGTCGATTTCCCGGTCTATATCGACTGTACGTACCAGCAAGGGAAGTATGACGAAGAGGGGGTGGCGCGTCACGGCTACGCCGTCGACGCGCCGTTCATCGAGACTCCACGTCAGGCTCGGAAGTACTACAGCCGACGGTTCGGAGTCGAGTCGTCCTACCGTCTATCCGAACGAAGCGTAGCGAATACGACGACACAGAATCCGGCGGTGCGGTTTCTGTACGTGCTGATCAGCTTCCTTCTCCAGAACGCGTGGCGGTATCTCCACTGGGAGTATGTGGCGTCGCCGCGCCGTGGCGCGCGACGCCTCTGGTCGTGGCGCTTCGACGAGTTCCTCGGGATGGTACGGCGGGCAGCGGAGACGTCGCTCGCTGTGCGTCGCGCCGTCCCCGCGAACAAGCCACCGGACGACCGCTTCGAGCGGTAA
- a CDS encoding Cdc6/Cdc18 family protein yields MEESTSFFGDPDPIFADKELLRVSHLPQGDRIIGREDELQSLAKAIKDAQRGGTPNNVLIYGKTGTGKSLCSKYITRDLANAGAENGVSIGIAYVDCFQESTETQTIRTIAQSLNDPETTDITVPHSGVSTSDYYRRLWDILDARLDVGIIILDEIDKLEDDNVLMQLSRAAEAGKVSDSTLGIIGISNKIRYKDTLNERVKSSLSERDFVFPPYDASQLRAILRSRADAFRDDVLSGDVIPKVAALAAREHGDARKAIDILRYAGEIADEHDSETVTIEFVDEANDREEQARLSELISKQPTHSRYLMTALALRTQESSEEEPRIPSKQVYSAYQIVCDREGVGPLKMRRIRDLLSELAFLSLIEQDRKGRGKGKGAHTVNELVDDPEIVVEACKS; encoded by the coding sequence ATGGAAGAGTCGACATCGTTCTTCGGGGACCCGGACCCAATCTTCGCGGACAAAGAGCTCCTTCGAGTCAGCCACCTTCCACAGGGTGATAGAATCATTGGGCGGGAAGACGAGCTCCAGAGTCTTGCAAAGGCGATAAAGGACGCACAGCGAGGTGGAACCCCGAACAATGTACTCATCTATGGGAAAACGGGTACTGGCAAAAGCCTCTGTTCAAAGTACATTACGCGTGATCTCGCTAACGCTGGCGCTGAAAACGGTGTCTCAATTGGCATTGCATATGTTGACTGCTTTCAGGAATCCACTGAAACCCAAACAATTCGAACCATCGCTCAATCACTAAACGACCCTGAAACAACAGATATCACTGTTCCTCATTCTGGTGTGAGCACTTCCGATTACTATCGACGGTTGTGGGATATTCTGGATGCGCGCTTGGATGTGGGGATCATCATCCTCGACGAGATCGACAAACTTGAGGATGATAATGTACTGATGCAGCTCTCGCGTGCTGCAGAAGCGGGCAAGGTCAGCGACTCTACCCTCGGAATCATCGGGATCAGCAACAAAATACGCTACAAAGACACTCTAAACGAGCGTGTGAAGTCAAGCCTCTCCGAGCGGGATTTTGTCTTTCCCCCATATGATGCATCACAGCTTCGAGCCATCCTCAGGTCAAGGGCGGACGCGTTCCGCGACGATGTTCTCTCCGGAGATGTCATCCCAAAGGTAGCTGCGTTGGCTGCTCGTGAGCATGGAGATGCTCGCAAAGCAATCGACATCCTTCGCTACGCTGGTGAAATCGCGGATGAACACGATAGTGAAACGGTTACTATTGAGTTCGTTGATGAGGCAAACGACCGAGAAGAACAAGCTCGACTCTCAGAACTCATCTCAAAGCAACCGACGCACTCTAGGTATTTGATGACTGCACTCGCACTTCGAACTCAGGAATCGTCAGAGGAAGAACCGAGAATACCTTCAAAGCAGGTGTACTCCGCCTACCAGATTGTGTGCGATCGGGAAGGAGTTGGCCCTTTGAAGATGCGCCGAATTCGTGATCTTCTCTCTGAACTTGCATTTCTCTCCCTTATCGAACAAGACCGCAAGGGGCGGGGGAAGGGAAAAGGAGCTCACACAGTCAACGAACTTGTTGATGACCCAGAGATAGTGGTTGAAGCCTGCAAATCGTAG
- a CDS encoding TRAM domain-containing protein — MVEISDQLECLFSDSIEQDGGSYRIEVPKREIDNGSIVPGETYRVAILSTEAVDEESDSQSQSRSSTSESTTQSPPVKQGDKRTLTIESIGDQGDGIAKVERGYVVIVPGARPDDEVEVEIQNARENVAFAEVIGMASSTANEQE, encoded by the coding sequence ATGGTTGAAATTTCAGACCAGTTGGAGTGTCTCTTTAGTGACTCTATCGAACAAGACGGTGGGTCATACCGAATTGAAGTACCGAAACGCGAAATCGACAACGGCTCAATCGTCCCCGGGGAGACCTACCGTGTCGCAATTCTCTCAACCGAGGCAGTAGATGAGGAAAGCGATTCTCAGTCGCAGTCACGTTCTAGTACTTCGGAATCAACGACACAATCGCCACCTGTCAAACAGGGCGACAAGCGCACGCTAACCATCGAATCAATCGGTGACCAGGGCGATGGCATCGCAAAAGTCGAGCGGGGCTATGTCGTCATTGTTCCCGGTGCCCGCCCTGACGACGAGGTTGAGGTCGAAATCCAAAACGCTCGTGAGAACGTCGCGTTCGCGGAAGTCATTGGGATGGCGTCATCGACCGCTAACGAACAAGAGTAG
- a CDS encoding helix-turn-helix domain-containing protein, translating into MELPGGCLGPVPERDQQEDEAGDAALRLAEYEKVIDDSGSDLREMLCLFFGVKGADLEAYLALLDIPYATTLELAERAEKDQSNINKRLSNLCDANLAARQLRKRENGGFEFRYNGRPLSETVHWLIKEIEVWSKNVVGEI; encoded by the coding sequence ATGGAGCTGCCCGGTGGGTGTCTTGGTCCCGTTCCCGAACGTGATCAGCAGGAGGACGAGGCCGGAGACGCCGCTCTACGTCTCGCAGAGTATGAGAAGGTGATAGACGACTCAGGGTCCGATCTACGCGAAATGCTATGTCTGTTTTTCGGCGTCAAGGGCGCTGATTTGGAGGCCTATCTCGCGCTGCTGGATATACCATACGCAACAACGCTTGAGCTCGCTGAAAGAGCCGAGAAAGACCAGAGCAACATCAACAAACGGCTCTCGAATCTCTGTGACGCGAATCTCGCTGCCCGACAGTTGCGGAAGCGGGAAAACGGTGGCTTCGAGTTTCGGTACAACGGTCGACCGCTGTCAGAGACAGTTCATTGGCTAATAAAAGAGATTGAGGTCTGGTCGAAGAATGTAGTAGGCGAGATCTAA
- a CDS encoding cytochrome P450 → MTPDNVDDLELINRIVRETLQLYSPVHTIFRQTTRPVDAVGYQMPADEQVHLSVISAHCDERYYDDPKSFRPDRWTNNFEEEGLAEFAYIPFGGGRRTCIGREFASLEAVLVLATVGQQYRFDWAGDDTDIAIEPEITTKTQDGLPMRMSKR, encoded by the coding sequence TTGACACCAGACAATGTCGACGACCTAGAGCTCATCAACCGGATCGTGAGGGAGACGCTACAACTGTATTCTCCGGTTCACACGATTTTCCGGCAGACGACTCGACCTGTCGATGCCGTCGGGTATCAAATGCCTGCCGACGAGCAGGTTCATCTCTCGGTCATCTCCGCTCATTGCGACGAGCGCTACTACGACGACCCGAAATCCTTCCGACCCGATCGATGGACTAACAATTTCGAGGAGGAGGGACTGGCTGAATTCGCGTACATCCCGTTCGGAGGTGGGCGACGAACGTGTATCGGACGAGAGTTCGCGAGCTTAGAGGCAGTGCTCGTGCTCGCGACGGTCGGCCAGCAGTACCGCTTCGATTGGGCCGGTGATGATACCGATATTGCGATTGAGCCGGAGATCACTACGAAGACTCAGGATGGCCTACCGATGCGCATGAGTAAACGATAG
- a CDS encoding Cdc6/Cdc18 family protein: MVDADNIFGGGEIFRRRELLRVGHVPELDRVVGRDDEITEMGGALGPGTRGGPPDSVIIYGKTGTGKSLVSRCTTREAQRKAQENGATLRYGYVDCSDYTTETQASRELAQQLAENIETDHSIPRKGVGAATYRDMTWEMLNKHNVDSFVAILDEIDKLEDDELLRSLSRAKESGKANCHIGVICISNKVEYKERLDQRVHSSLQDNELIFNPYDSDQLRAILENRREAFQEGVLEEGVIPKTAALAGREHGDARKAVDMLYEAGRLAEREGQTTVKESHIDAALTKAEVNRVKQLISGSPPHVKYILQALALLTRSRNTSTFRTSEIYEFYQRLVDREGMESISQDRVYRLLKEQAFLGLLEANHTGGGDYEGAYLEHTLISEPEVVLNALENRA, from the coding sequence ATGGTCGATGCCGACAACATCTTCGGTGGAGGGGAAATATTCCGGCGTCGAGAGCTGCTCAGAGTAGGACACGTTCCTGAACTGGATCGGGTCGTAGGAAGGGATGATGAAATAACTGAGATGGGAGGTGCACTCGGCCCAGGAACTCGTGGAGGACCTCCGGACTCCGTCATAATATACGGGAAGACAGGAACCGGCAAGTCCCTAGTTTCACGGTGTACAACACGAGAAGCCCAGCGGAAAGCCCAGGAAAATGGAGCAACTCTCCGATACGGATATGTGGACTGCTCAGACTACACAACTGAAACGCAAGCAAGCAGGGAACTAGCGCAACAACTTGCCGAGAATATAGAAACAGATCACAGTATTCCTAGAAAAGGAGTTGGAGCGGCTACTTATCGAGATATGACTTGGGAGATGCTCAACAAGCACAATGTAGACTCCTTTGTTGCAATCCTTGATGAGATCGATAAGTTAGAGGACGACGAACTTCTCCGAAGCCTCTCTCGAGCCAAAGAAAGTGGAAAAGCAAATTGCCATATTGGGGTGATTTGTATCAGTAATAAAGTTGAGTACAAAGAACGTCTAGATCAGCGAGTACACTCAAGCCTTCAGGACAACGAACTCATCTTTAATCCATATGACTCGGACCAACTCCGCGCAATACTGGAAAATCGACGTGAGGCCTTCCAAGAAGGAGTTTTAGAGGAAGGTGTTATACCGAAGACGGCAGCCCTCGCTGGACGAGAACATGGAGACGCTCGCAAAGCTGTTGATATGCTGTATGAAGCCGGAAGGCTAGCAGAAAGAGAGGGCCAAACTACTGTAAAGGAATCCCACATCGATGCAGCCCTCACCAAGGCAGAGGTTAATCGCGTAAAGCAGCTTATAAGTGGCTCACCCCCTCATGTCAAATATATTTTACAAGCTTTAGCACTTCTCACGAGAAGCAGGAACACTTCGACTTTTCGAACGTCGGAGATATACGAATTCTATCAGCGTCTCGTAGACCGAGAAGGTATGGAGTCAATATCACAAGATCGTGTTTATCGCCTACTGAAAGAACAGGCGTTCCTCGGTCTTTTAGAAGCAAATCACACCGGTGGAGGTGACTATGAAGGTGCATATCTCGAGCATACTCTCATTAGTGAGCCAGAAGTTGTTCTAAATGCGCTTGAGAATCGAGCCTGA